The following nucleotide sequence is from Patescibacteria group bacterium.
GACAGCATTGTCATTCAGTCCACGGTGGCTGGAGTGCGTTCGGAAGACCTGGATGTGGCGGTGAGTAATGACCTGGTGACCATCCGCGGCGTACGGCACAATGACCAGCAGGTAGATGACGAGCAGTACTTCACCCAGGAGTGCTACTGGGGCGGGTTTTCCCGGTCCATTGTGCTGCCGGTGGATGTGCTGAGCGAGAAAGCTGATGCCAGCATGAAGAATGGTGTCCTGACCATTACCATCCCCAAAGTCAAAACCGCCAAGACCCAGGTTTTGAAAGTGAAGAGTGAGGAC
It contains:
- a CDS encoding Hsp20/alpha crystallin family protein codes for the protein MPKKVQTKNVAVAEGNAVPQKDWLEERYDGQLAVDVFQTPDSIVIQSTVAGVRSEDLDVAVSNDLVTIRGVRHNDQQVDDEQYFTQECYWGGFSRSIVLPVDVLSEKADASMKNGVLTITIPKVKTAKTQVLKVKSEDE